The proteins below come from a single Candidatus Methylomirabilota bacterium genomic window:
- a CDS encoding biotin-dependent carboxyltransferase family protein, with protein sequence MPSVLIHDAGPQTTVQDLGRRGSLRVGIPPSGPMDREAFLLANRLVGNADDAAGLECTLIGPRIEFADERWIAATGADMPVTLNGSEMPRWAGFEVKAGDVLRLGAARSGVRGYLAISGGIDTPPALGSRATYLRGQLGGFEGRALRKGDCLPLGSASGGAPAEVHEEIIPDYTVEPKVRVVLGPQDDRFSKRGIAALFDAPYEMTPQSDRMGARFRGARIEHTRGHDIISDGVALGGIQVVGDGQPIVLLADRQSTGGYTKIGTVCSFDIGRVAQVKPGQRLRFRQVSVAEAHEFLRAYRRELDDAVHTEATS encoded by the coding sequence ATGCCGAGCGTCCTCATCCACGACGCGGGGCCGCAGACGACCGTGCAGGACCTCGGCCGCCGCGGCTCGCTGCGGGTGGGCATCCCGCCGTCGGGCCCGATGGACCGCGAGGCCTTCCTTCTGGCCAATCGCCTTGTCGGCAACGCCGACGACGCCGCGGGCCTCGAGTGCACGCTCATCGGGCCGCGCATCGAGTTCGCCGACGAGCGCTGGATCGCCGCCACGGGCGCCGACATGCCCGTCACGCTGAACGGGTCGGAGATGCCGCGCTGGGCCGGCTTCGAGGTGAAAGCGGGCGACGTGCTGAGGCTGGGAGCGGCACGTTCCGGCGTGCGCGGCTATCTCGCCATCTCGGGGGGCATCGATACGCCGCCCGCGCTCGGCTCGCGCGCGACCTATCTCCGCGGCCAGCTCGGAGGCTTCGAAGGGCGCGCTCTTCGCAAGGGCGACTGCCTGCCGCTCGGCTCCGCCTCGGGCGGCGCGCCCGCGGAGGTCCACGAGGAGATCATCCCCGACTACACGGTGGAGCCCAAGGTGCGCGTGGTGCTCGGGCCCCAGGACGACCGCTTCAGCAAGCGCGGCATCGCGGCGCTCTTCGACGCGCCGTACGAGATGACGCCGCAGAGCGACCGCATGGGCGCTCGCTTCCGCGGCGCGCGCATCGAGCACACGCGCGGCCACGACATCATCTCCGACGGCGTGGCCCTGGGCGGCATCCAGGTGGTCGGCGACGGGCAGCCCATCGTGCTCCTGGCCGACCGGCAGTCCACGGGCGGCTACACAAAGATCGGCACGGTATGCTCCTTCGACATCGGGCGAGTGGCCCAGGTCAAGCCGGGGCAGCGGCTGCGCTTCCGTCAAGTGAGCGTGGCGGAAGCCCACGAGTTCCTGCGCGCCTACCGCCGCGAGCTCGACGACGCGGTACACACGGAGGCAACGTCATGA
- the pxpB gene encoding 5-oxoprolinase subunit PxpB, with amino-acid sequence MGIYAEPRFLPCGDLALSVELGDDINREVNARVLALEYLIQQKALGGVTETVPSYRSLLVYYDPFTVGWDELTKSLRALCREARPEVLPPARTVQIPCCYGEDLGFELAAAARKLGLPPEEVARLHASTDYYVYFVGFTPGLPYMTGMPARLEIPRLDQPRTKTPPGSVAIGGIQCCIYSVESPGGFWVLGRTPLRLYDPAAGDPILLRAGDHVRFRMITRAEYDAIAAAVAEGTYTPRMERV; translated from the coding sequence GTGGGGATCTATGCAGAGCCCCGCTTCCTGCCCTGCGGGGACCTCGCGCTGTCGGTCGAGCTGGGCGACGACATCAACCGCGAGGTCAACGCGCGGGTTCTCGCGCTCGAGTACCTGATCCAGCAGAAGGCGCTCGGCGGCGTCACCGAGACGGTTCCGAGCTACCGGTCGCTGCTCGTCTACTACGACCCCTTCACGGTCGGCTGGGACGAGCTGACCAAATCCCTTCGCGCCCTGTGCCGTGAGGCGCGCCCCGAGGTCCTGCCGCCGGCACGTACGGTCCAAATCCCGTGCTGCTACGGTGAAGACCTGGGCTTCGAGCTCGCGGCGGCGGCCCGGAAGCTGGGCTTGCCGCCGGAAGAGGTCGCGCGGCTCCACGCTTCGACCGACTACTACGTCTACTTCGTCGGCTTCACGCCGGGGCTGCCGTACATGACGGGCATGCCCGCGCGACTCGAGATCCCGCGGCTCGATCAGCCGCGGACCAAGACGCCGCCCGGCAGCGTCGCCATCGGCGGCATCCAGTGCTGCATCTACTCGGTCGAGAGCCCCGGCGGCTTCTGGGTGCTCGGTCGCACTCCGCTGCGCCTGTACGACCCGGCGGCCGGCGACCCCATCCTGCTCCGGGCCGGCGACCACGTCCGCTTCCGCATGATCACGCGCGCTGAGTACGACGCGATCGCCGCGGCCGTGGCCGAGGGCACCTACACCCCGCGCATGGAGCGCGTCTGA
- a CDS encoding putative hydro-lyase, giving the protein MPIDTRHPREIRADIRSGKLSGITAGQGPGFVQANMAVLPKDDAYDFLLFCQRNPRPCPLIEVTDVGSPEPVGVAPGADLRTDLPRYRIYKDGVLADEVTDVKAFWRDDLVAFLLGCSFTFEWALMDAGIPLRHVDRGCNVSMWKTNVACRPAGRFHGPMVVSMRPIPYQMVAKAVTASARFPGAHGAPVHVGDPAHLGIKDISKPDWGDFVGIEAGEVPMFWACGVTPQAVALASKPSFMITHSPGHMFITDVPNSTLAAF; this is encoded by the coding sequence ATGCCTATCGACACGCGCCACCCGAGAGAGATCCGAGCCGACATCCGCAGCGGGAAGCTGAGCGGGATCACCGCCGGCCAGGGCCCGGGCTTCGTCCAGGCCAACATGGCCGTGCTGCCCAAGGACGATGCTTATGACTTTCTCCTCTTCTGCCAGCGCAACCCGCGCCCGTGTCCGCTGATCGAGGTGACGGACGTGGGCTCGCCCGAGCCCGTCGGCGTCGCGCCGGGGGCGGACCTCCGCACCGACCTGCCGCGCTACCGGATCTATAAGGACGGCGTGCTCGCGGACGAGGTGACGGACGTGAAGGCCTTCTGGCGCGACGACCTCGTCGCCTTCCTCCTCGGCTGCTCCTTCACCTTCGAATGGGCGCTGATGGACGCGGGCATCCCGCTGCGGCACGTGGATCGCGGCTGCAACGTCTCCATGTGGAAGACCAACGTCGCCTGCCGCCCGGCGGGCCGCTTCCACGGCCCCATGGTCGTCTCGATGCGGCCCATCCCGTACCAGATGGTCGCCAAGGCCGTGACGGCCTCGGCGCGCTTCCCCGGCGCCCACGGCGCGCCGGTGCACGTGGGCGATCCCGCGCACCTCGGCATCAAGGACATCTCGAAGCCCGACTGGGGCGATTTCGTCGGCATCGAGGCTGGTGAAGTCCCGATGTTCTGGGCCTGCGGCGTGACGCCCCAGGCGGTGGCGCTGGCCTCCAAGCCCTCGTTCATGATCACCCACAGCCCGGGGCACATGTTCATCACCGACGTCCCGAACTCCACCCTCGCGGCGTTCTAG
- a CDS encoding hydroxyacid dehydrogenase has protein sequence MKPLVVLAGPIHPDGVKQLEAEARVVVSNEETEAGMIKAAQEASGILFRTKPNCTRSLMAACKQLKVIGRHGAGLDIVDLEAATDLGVAVVHAPGSNSNSVAEHAIMLMLACAKQAVVVDKRTRLADWGKSRWQGFLEMNGRTLGIIGVGNIGRRIAKIAGAMGMRVIGYDKYVAADEVRNRGVEPMPDMASVLRQADVVTCHTPLTRETRHMIDAAAIALMKPGVIFINTSRGGVQDEDALRVALEGGKIRAAGIDVFEEEPVSSDSRLLQLDNVIVSPHIAGVTEETTRGMAMQVGAEMLRVLRGEKPHVLGNPDLWPKLGHLK, from the coding sequence ATGAAGCCCCTCGTGGTCCTTGCCGGCCCCATCCATCCGGACGGCGTCAAACAGCTCGAAGCGGAAGCGCGCGTGGTCGTCTCGAACGAAGAGACGGAAGCGGGGATGATCAAGGCCGCCCAGGAGGCCTCTGGCATTCTCTTCCGCACCAAGCCCAACTGCACGCGCTCGCTGATGGCGGCCTGCAAGCAGCTCAAGGTCATCGGCCGTCACGGCGCCGGGCTCGATATCGTGGACCTCGAGGCGGCCACGGACCTCGGCGTTGCGGTGGTCCACGCCCCGGGCTCCAACTCCAACTCCGTCGCCGAGCACGCGATCATGCTCATGCTGGCCTGCGCCAAGCAGGCGGTGGTCGTGGACAAGCGCACGCGGCTGGCCGATTGGGGCAAGAGCCGCTGGCAGGGCTTCCTCGAGATGAACGGGCGGACGCTCGGCATCATCGGCGTCGGCAACATCGGGCGTCGGATAGCGAAGATCGCGGGCGCCATGGGCATGCGCGTGATCGGCTACGACAAGTACGTGGCGGCCGATGAGGTCCGAAACCGCGGCGTCGAGCCCATGCCGGACATGGCCTCCGTCCTCCGGCAGGCCGACGTCGTCACGTGCCACACGCCCCTCACGCGCGAAACCCGCCACATGATCGACGCCGCGGCGATCGCCCTGATGAAGCCCGGCGTGATCTTCATTAACACCTCTCGCGGTGGTGTCCAGGATGAGGACGCGCTGCGCGTGGCGCTCGAGGGCGGCAAGATCCGCGCGGCGGGCATCGACGTGTTCGAGGAGGAGCCGGTCTCCTCCGACAGCCGTCTCCTCCAGCTCGACAACGTGATCGTGAGCCCGCACATCGCCGGCGTGACCGAGGAGACGACCCGCGGCATGGCTATGCAGGTCGGCGCCGAGATGCTGCGCGTGCTTCGCGGCGAGAAGCCGCACGTGCTCGGCAACCCAGACCTCTGGCCCAAGCTCGGCCACCTGAAGTAG
- a CDS encoding GNAT family N-acetyltransferase encodes MSIRELARHEWALFRELRLRALAESPNAFARTLAEAREQTDAYWVQLTESVTAPGGQVMLVAEAEGRPMGLAFGLFDKERPKTGHVGGMWIEPAARGQGAGRALLEAAIAWGRSRDLDRLELWVTEGNVVATRLYERAGFTDTGRRDTLPSNRTLQIIQMALNL; translated from the coding sequence GTGAGCATCCGCGAGCTCGCCCGGCATGAGTGGGCGCTTTTCCGGGAGCTGCGGCTCCGCGCCTTGGCCGAGTCGCCGAATGCCTTCGCCCGAACTCTCGCCGAAGCGCGCGAACAGACCGACGCGTACTGGGTCCAGCTCACGGAGTCTGTGACTGCGCCGGGCGGCCAGGTGATGCTCGTCGCAGAGGCGGAAGGACGCCCAATGGGCCTGGCGTTCGGGCTCTTCGACAAGGAGCGCCCCAAGACCGGCCACGTAGGTGGGATGTGGATCGAGCCCGCGGCCCGCGGGCAGGGCGCCGGGCGGGCCTTGCTCGAGGCTGCGATCGCCTGGGGGCGCTCTCGGGACCTGGACCGGCTCGAGCTGTGGGTGACGGAGGGGAATGTCGTCGCCACCCGCTTGTACGAGCGAGCCGGGTTCACGGACACCGGGCGTCGGGACACGCTCCCGTCCAACCGAACACTGCAGATCATCCAGATGGCACTCAATCTCTGA
- a CDS encoding class I SAM-dependent methyltransferase, translated as MFDSKFFEESWPTISRGLESEADAETEVGWILGYVRPPAGGRVLDAPCGFGRHSLALARRGFDVTGVDLSETELGRAKERAHTAGLPLQLVKQDMRDMEFSGEFDLALNLFSSIGFFTDDEDRLLLDRFCTGLKPGGAFVLDTRNRDFVIHDVTPEETVRLPEGTVRVKNRFDVRTSRIQQDWWLEDQQRLLGQTEIRLYSAHELLRMLRPERWSQVELFGGLDGRPFVLESPRIVLVATK; from the coding sequence GTGTTCGACAGCAAATTCTTCGAGGAGTCGTGGCCCACCATCTCCCGCGGGCTCGAGTCCGAGGCGGACGCCGAGACCGAGGTCGGCTGGATCCTCGGCTACGTGCGGCCGCCGGCCGGCGGGCGCGTCCTCGACGCGCCGTGCGGCTTCGGGCGCCACTCGCTCGCCCTCGCGCGGCGCGGCTTCGACGTCACCGGCGTGGACCTTTCCGAGACCGAGCTCGGCCGGGCGAAAGAGCGCGCTCACACCGCCGGCCTGCCGCTCCAGCTGGTCAAGCAGGACATGCGCGACATGGAGTTCTCCGGCGAGTTCGACCTCGCCTTGAACCTCTTCTCGAGCATCGGCTTCTTCACCGACGACGAGGACCGCCTCCTCCTCGACCGGTTTTGCACCGGGCTCAAGCCGGGTGGCGCCTTCGTCCTCGACACGCGCAACCGCGACTTCGTCATCCACGACGTGACGCCCGAGGAGACTGTGCGGCTGCCGGAGGGTACGGTCCGCGTCAAGAACCGCTTCGACGTGCGCACGAGCCGGATCCAGCAGGACTGGTGGCTCGAGGACCAGCAGCGCCTGCTGGGCCAGACCGAGATTCGCCTCTACTCCGCCCACGAGCTTCTGCGCATGCTGCGCCCCGAGCGCTGGTCCCAGGTCGAGCTCTTCGGCGGCCTCGACGGACGCCCGTTCGTCCTCGAGTCCCCCCGCATCGTCCTCGTGGCCACTAAGTAA